A segment of the Zingiber officinale cultivar Zhangliang chromosome 8B, Zo_v1.1, whole genome shotgun sequence genome:
ATGTGAACATGTTAGTTCATAACGTGGGATCCCCATCCATCCAGGATTTAGGCTGCCATTCTAAATGCACAAATAACTCAAGGATGACTGCCTAAAATGAGTTAGAATATGCTACACATACTACAATATTTGgttcaaattgaaaaaaaaaaaaaaaaaaactcaactgaatgaaattttgatttatattgGTTTCTGTCCAAATAGGATCGGCTTTGAACCGAATGAGCACCCCTACACAAGGATGCTTACTATTTTTTAACCACTAAATAGTTATAAAGTTAAAGAAGTTACAGAATTATTAAGGCGAGATTCTGGAACTGTAGATTACCAACTCCATTTAAACACAGGTCAAGCTATATCACTGATGCTATACAGTATACCTGCTATTAACAAAAATGTTGTGGGATACTTGGCATGAACCAAACCCCAATTGAAGATATCATGACACAGGTTAGTTATGTGTGTGGAATAAGTAGTAATCTTCATTCCTGCAATCCAGTACTGGTCATGAGCTTTGGCAAACTACTATTGGTCATTGGCAGTTGCAGCGCATCATGAATCAATCTAATTGTATGCTATGATTTGGGAAGAAGTCCTTGAATCACTCACTATATTGCACAACAAAGAATTTATGATCTTGTTCCGACCAAAAAGAAAGTTAAGGTTCTTGCTTGCTTGGCTAGCTCTGGAAGGATGACTCAGTACATAGATGCCTCGGTATGAAAAATTTTCAGGATAGACAAAGGCATGCAATTTTATCCAAAACTATGGACTCTCTGTTGGTACCTATAAATAGGCATGCATCTACTTGAATGCTAATTTGCGAATTTCGGAAGGAACAAAAACTAACTGCAAAAGATTTTCCACTCTGAAAGCAATTTCAGAACTACTCTACAACTGTTGAATATTTCAGTGCCAAACAAAAAGCGACAACATTGTAGAAAGCTAACATGGCTATGGGCAATTTGAAACACAAGAAAGAATTAACAATGTTATATTCCCCAACCGGAGAATACCCCCACAATAGAATGCATATAGTGATACCCTATATAGATTAGGCTAGTAGCCACTAGCTACTACTGGTATATTGATTGTCATTGCATCAGCTATCCGGCTTCAGGTTGTTTGAAAAAGAAAGattcaaaaaatatataaaaaaaatacttagaaacACTCTGAACATTGCAGACTAAACAAAAGAAACTCTCTAAACATTGTAGATTAAACAACTTACCTGACCACATGGAGCAAATATTTCAGCAAGCCTTTCTTCAGTTACCTGATAAATATAGGACAATGACTTAATTAGCACAGAGAGCACATAAAGTGACACGATTAGTGGTAGAAGGATCAGACAACTGTTTATATAGAAggaacaaataaatgtttactcACAACGTTATCAATGTTAGAAACATATACAGTTCGCCTAATGCTATCCTCTTTTTCAGCCCCTCGAAGCCTAAAATTAAGTCTCCTCTTGCCATGGCTATAGCCATTTCTTCTCTGCAAAATAAGGAATAGAAATCAAAAATAAGTGTAAATACGTAGTACAATtctaaaaatatagaaaaaaagaTTGATATATTTCCTTGAGATCAAATTTTATCACAAAGGATCATTTTAGCCTCCAATTCCAATTTGATTTTTTGATAAGGTAAAAGGTATACAAGGATAGAGTGATTGAAAAATAAGAAGCAACTAAAACCAAAACCTTCGAACATTAAAATTTTGAGGATGTAAGCTTAATTTTGACAAACGCGAAAACTAAGGTAATGAAATTGTAGGAAGTGGAGAGAAATAAAGCAATTACTCTGCTATTAGGGTGATTACGCGACGATCCATCACTGCTGGAATCCTTACTGCTATCATTCTTACTAGTGATTGCGTAATTGAATTGATAATCACTCGACGCCACGAAAATGGGCGCATCGGCGGAGAGCCGGTTGTTAGATTTCTTTTGGCCATCGCCGGAAGCAGCCCCAGAGGAAGGGACGAACTCCTTGGCGTAGGGGTTTAATTTGGATAGCATATCAACCAACCTCTTCACATCCCTCTGGTACTCCGTCTGAGTCTCCTCCGCCGGAGACTTGCCGTGGACGAATTGATCGTCCGACCCGATCGCCTTCTCGGTCACGGCAGCCATTCTATTTAGGATTAAAGAAACAAAAACAGCGGAAAGAACACAGCAAGAACTCAAAAACCGATCCAAATACACCAATTTCGATCGAGAAAGCGGAGGGAACGAGGCGATCGTGCAGACCGCATCAGCAAAAGGCGATCTTGCTCGCCATTGATATGGACTTCCGCTGCGCCTCCCTTGTTCGTGACTCGTGAGGTCTCGACGGCAATTCGTGGGGGGTGGGGGAGAAAGCCAGAGGGGTGTGAGGAACCAAAGTGGAGGCTTGGCCTAGTCGATTGctataaataggaaaattttgGCGAGAGTGAAATCTTTACTTTGTCCTTTTTCCTTCATTAGATCCAAAATTCCCCAAATATTCACCATGGATTGATTATAAATATTTGTCGTaagattaaaagaaaaatataatcaTAAATTAGCCCCTGAACAGAATGGCAAGTGTATGAACAGGGGTTCGTAGTAGTGATGAAGCCTCCGACCCAAACAGTGGTGATATCTCTGCCGTAATAATTAAGGATTGATTCTTTACTGTAATTATCTCATATAGTTTGTCAAAGAAATTTTATGGGTTAAAGGATGAAATGTCTTTTCATCATGATTTACATTATTTTTGATATGACATTTATTCTATTTAGTCGAATATGCTGGCCCCATAATAAATTAATATTCGacatatatatatagtaaaaaaTGATTCGCTCATTTTAAGTGTCTTCGTTAATTCATCTCTATGTAAACATATTTTATGATTGTCATCCTTAATTATATTTGGTAATTATTTAAATAGAGTAATCACGTGTAAAAACACTAGGAAAGTCAACTAATACAATTAATAAATAGTCCAATATAAGATGAAACATACATggttatatatataatgtgtttGCTTTTATACcctatttctttaaaaaaaaaaatagttctcttctcttgttttcctttacaATTCTGATTATTTTTTAATGCTTATTCTCAAAATTTGAAAGaatgaaatgattttttaaagctaAAATTAGGATTAGGAAAAGGAGATACAAGCAATAGCTTCAAGTTATCAATACGACTGCTTTATTCAGGAAAAGTTTTGGACAAGTGCAATTCAATGTTTGACAAATTTAATCTTCAGAATCCTAATTAAATAGGATTGACATGAGCTAATTGTCTTTAATGTTGAC
Coding sequences within it:
- the LOC122014650 gene encoding polyadenylate-binding protein-interacting protein 9-like, coding for MRMAAVTEKAIGSDDQFVHGKSPAEETQTEYQRDVKRLVDMLSKLNPYAKEFVPSSGAASGDGQKKSNNRLSADAPIFVASSDYQFNYAITSKNDSSKDSSSDGSSRNHPNSRRRNGYSHGKRRLNFRLRGAEKEDSIRRTVYVSNIDNVVTEERLAEIFAPCGQVIDCRICGDPHSNLRFAFIEYSDEDGASAALNLDGTVLGLYPVGVLPSKTAILPVNIKFLPQSKDEEEMVLRTVYCTNIDKKITQSEVKSLFEHGCGEVSRLRLLGDSMHSTCIAFIEFVQAESAISALNCSGVMLGSLPIRVSPSKTPVRLRATRAASN